Proteins encoded within one genomic window of Elstera cyanobacteriorum:
- a CDS encoding MFS transporter → MSSTSTPRRALAGLALSLLLAALGTSSATIALPTLGQSFAAPFPVLQWVVLAYLATSTALVVGAGRIGDLLGRRRLLLGALSLFTLASILCALAPSLPVLIAGRAFQGIGAAAMLALTVALASSAVPKEQTGRAVGLMGTMSALGTAAGPSVGGFLIAHLGWPSLFWLNVPLALIALGLVTAYGRADAPSKRGGSAAAVLPGTLLLALALAGGALAITLRGPFASAERLGSLAVATIALLLFFARDARAAVPLLPWSLLRTDGRSRTLLVALLVAAIVMTSLAVGPFYLARGLGLSPDLAGLILSCGPAMTALMGVPAGRLTERWGSKSASRIGLIGMAAASLLMALVVPGMGVLTYGGALMLLTASYSLANTANTAGLMQTAPTDQRGLLSGLLTLARNLGLIAGASAMAALFALGSGAADSADAAPAQAAQGLTLAFLVAAGLAGVGLVSVRVSAR, encoded by the coding sequence ATGTCATCCACGTCTACCCCGCGCCGGGCGTTGGCCGGTCTGGCGCTCAGCCTTCTGCTGGCCGCCCTCGGCACCAGCAGCGCCACCATCGCCCTGCCGACCCTCGGCCAGAGTTTCGCCGCGCCGTTTCCGGTCCTGCAATGGGTCGTGCTCGCCTATCTTGCCACCAGTACCGCCCTGGTCGTCGGCGCGGGCCGGATCGGCGATTTGCTGGGGCGCCGCCGCCTGCTGCTCGGGGCGCTGTCTCTCTTTACCCTCGCGTCGATCCTCTGCGCGCTGGCGCCGTCGCTGCCGGTCTTGATCGCCGGGCGCGCCTTCCAAGGGATCGGCGCGGCGGCGATGCTGGCGCTAACCGTTGCACTTGCCAGTAGTGCTGTGCCGAAAGAGCAAACGGGCCGGGCGGTCGGCTTGATGGGAACCATGTCGGCCCTAGGCACGGCGGCGGGGCCGTCGGTTGGCGGGTTCCTGATCGCCCATCTTGGTTGGCCGTCGCTGTTCTGGCTGAATGTGCCGCTGGCGCTGATCGCCCTCGGGCTGGTTACCGCCTATGGCCGGGCAGACGCGCCGTCCAAACGCGGGGGGAGCGCGGCGGCGGTTCTGCCCGGCACGCTGCTGCTCGCTTTGGCCTTGGCGGGGGGCGCCTTGGCGATCACCCTGCGCGGCCCGTTCGCCAGTGCCGAACGGCTCGGCAGCCTCGCGGTTGCGACCATCGCCCTGCTGCTATTTTTCGCGCGGGATGCAAGGGCGGCAGTGCCTTTACTGCCTTGGTCCCTGCTGCGGACGGACGGGCGCAGCCGTACTTTATTGGTGGCGCTGCTGGTCGCGGCGATCGTGATGACCAGCCTCGCCGTTGGGCCGTTCTACTTGGCGCGCGGGCTGGGCCTATCGCCCGATCTGGCGGGGCTAATCTTGTCCTGCGGCCCTGCGATGACGGCGCTGATGGGCGTGCCCGCCGGACGTTTGACGGAGCGCTGGGGCAGCAAAAGCGCCAGCCGGATTGGCCTCATTGGCATGGCAGCGGCAAGCCTGTTGATGGCTCTGGTCGTGCCGGGGATGGGTGTCCTTACCTATGGCGGCGCGTTGATGCTGCTGACCGCCAGCTATTCCCTCGCCAATACCGCGAATACCGCCGGGCTGATGCAAACGGCCCCAACCGACCAGCGCGGGCTGCTGTCCGGGCTGCTGACCCTGGCACGCAATCTCGGGCTGATCGCGGGCGCGTCGGCGATGGCCGCCCTCTTCGCCCTCGGCAGCGGGGCGGCGGATAGTGCCGACGCCGCCCCCGCCCAAGCGGCGCAGGGGTTGACGCTGGCGTTTCTCGTCGCTGCCGGACTGGCGGGGGTTGGTTTGGTGTCTGTCCGCGTTAGCGCCCGCTAA
- a CDS encoding transporter substrate-binding protein encodes MSSRWAGLIVGGTSGVAVAAGGWLAPFLPGPWIYWLLAPVAGLSIGLTAQLLNRRSLTPLARALRALALRERFVQVPYTQTLGPLGQIAQAALKLREAVTDADTLAAERQAEGQQQTIRNQARAVLTGRFETDAATLLSEMSDATQALSRMAETLLSHAEVADGRSATGVRTASTVSAQIGTMATASDRLAHVIEGIRERADESRTVTASTVATVASTNASVAALTEATDRIASIATLIGAIAQKTQMLALNASIEAARAGDAGRGFAVVANEVKALSAQITAATADIRTDVGQMSGAVTEAVTAISDIAEAIGGLDRLAAGFADAAVEGEMAAAEIGRTALMAAGGVGTLVTDLTAAAGAAADTKTASDQVMGVTVDLTREFETLRHSVAGFLGDIRGGGIRVGVLHSLSGTMAGCERPLQDLLVMMIEEVNRAGGLLGRPLEAVIVNPRSDWPLYGSLARKLLTEDKVSVLFGCWTSISRKEVLPVVEDLGGLLLYPVQYEGEEQSPNVFYTGATPNQQALPAVDYLMSPQGGGFRRFYLVGTDYVYPQITNKILQGYLQSKGIGGSDVAVSFTPFGHEDWSAEVAAMRRFAAGGKAAVISTVNGDANIYFYRELARQGVTAATLPVMAFSVGENEAASLGAGLLDGHLVAWNYLMSLEAPENRRFIEAWRRHTGDAKAVTDDPMEATWIGFHLWCAAVEKAGTTDPKAVAAAMAGSRITGPGGVEVMMDPQNHHLHKPLAIGRVTADGRITTILRAPALLPPAPSSPYLSANPERVGSLATTHLRHKTIG; translated from the coding sequence ATGAGTTCACGCTGGGCCGGATTGATCGTCGGGGGAACCTCAGGGGTTGCGGTGGCGGCGGGCGGATGGCTCGCCCCTTTTCTGCCAGGGCCTTGGATCTATTGGCTCTTAGCCCCTGTCGCCGGGCTTAGCATCGGGCTAACGGCCCAGCTTTTGAACCGCCGCAGCTTGACACCCCTCGCCCGTGCCCTTCGGGCGCTCGCCCTGCGCGAACGCTTTGTGCAGGTGCCCTACACACAGACCCTAGGCCCGCTCGGCCAGATCGCCCAAGCGGCGCTGAAGCTGCGCGAAGCCGTCACCGATGCCGATACCCTGGCCGCCGAACGCCAGGCGGAAGGGCAGCAGCAGACCATCCGCAATCAAGCGCGGGCCGTTCTGACGGGCCGGTTTGAAACCGACGCCGCAACCCTGCTCTCTGAGATGAGCGATGCCACTCAGGCGCTGAGCCGCATGGCCGAAACGCTACTATCCCATGCCGAAGTGGCGGACGGACGAAGCGCAACAGGGGTGCGGACGGCCAGCACCGTATCGGCCCAGATCGGCACGATGGCCACCGCCTCCGACCGATTGGCGCACGTGATCGAGGGGATCCGCGAACGGGCTGACGAAAGCCGCACGGTCACGGCCAGCACCGTCGCCACCGTCGCCAGCACCAATGCCTCGGTCGCGGCCTTGACCGAAGCAACCGACCGGATCGCCAGCATTGCCACGCTGATCGGCGCCATCGCCCAGAAAACCCAAATGCTGGCGCTCAATGCCAGTATCGAAGCGGCGCGGGCGGGCGATGCCGGGCGCGGCTTTGCGGTTGTGGCGAATGAGGTCAAAGCGCTCTCCGCACAGATCACCGCCGCCACCGCCGATATCCGCACCGATGTGGGACAGATGAGCGGCGCGGTTACCGAGGCGGTGACGGCGATTTCTGACATTGCCGAGGCGATTGGCGGGCTCGACCGGCTGGCGGCGGGCTTTGCCGATGCCGCGGTGGAAGGGGAAATGGCGGCAGCGGAAATCGGCCGGACGGCCCTGATGGCCGCGGGCGGCGTCGGCACGCTGGTCACTGACCTCACCGCCGCTGCCGGGGCTGCCGCAGACACGAAAACCGCGTCCGACCAGGTGATGGGCGTGACCGTCGATCTGACCCGCGAGTTCGAAACGCTGCGCCACTCGGTCGCTGGGTTCCTGGGGGATATTCGCGGCGGCGGTATCCGCGTTGGCGTGCTGCATTCACTCAGCGGAACGATGGCGGGGTGCGAACGGCCTTTGCAAGACTTGCTGGTCATGATGATCGAGGAGGTCAACCGGGCGGGCGGCCTGCTTGGGCGCCCGCTGGAGGCGGTGATCGTCAACCCCCGCTCCGACTGGCCGCTCTATGGCAGCCTCGCCCGCAAGCTGCTGACCGAAGACAAGGTTTCGGTGCTGTTTGGCTGCTGGACGTCGATCAGCCGGAAGGAGGTGCTGCCGGTCGTCGAGGATCTGGGCGGCCTGCTGCTCTATCCCGTGCAATATGAAGGGGAAGAACAGTCGCCGAATGTTTTCTACACCGGGGCGACGCCGAACCAGCAGGCGCTGCCAGCGGTCGATTATCTGATGTCGCCCCAAGGCGGCGGCTTCCGGCGCTTTTATCTGGTCGGGACCGATTATGTGTACCCGCAGATCACCAATAAGATTCTGCAAGGCTATCTTCAGTCGAAGGGGATCGGCGGCAGCGACGTCGCCGTCAGCTTTACCCCCTTCGGGCATGAGGATTGGTCGGCGGAGGTTGCCGCCATGCGCCGGTTCGCGGCGGGCGGGAAAGCGGCGGTGATCTCCACGGTCAATGGCGATGCCAATATCTATTTCTACCGTGAACTCGCCCGCCAGGGCGTGACGGCGGCAACGCTGCCGGTGATGGCCTTTTCGGTCGGCGAGAATGAGGCGGCCAGCCTGGGGGCCGGACTACTGGACGGGCATCTTGTCGCCTGGAACTATCTGATGAGCCTTGAGGCGCCGGAAAACCGCCGCTTTATCGAGGCGTGGCGACGCCATACCGGCGACGCCAAGGCCGTGACCGACGATCCGATGGAAGCAACCTGGATCGGCTTCCATCTCTGGTGTGCCGCCGTCGAGAAAGCCGGAACAACGGACCCGAAAGCGGTTGCCGCCGCGATGGCGGGCAGTCGGATTACCGGCCCTGGCGGTGTGGAGGTGATGATGGACCCGCAGAACCACCATCTGCACAAGCCGCTGGCCATCGGGCGGGTAACGGCAGACGGGCGGATCACGACTATCCTGCGCGCCCCGGCCCTACTGCCCCCAGCGCCAAGTAGCCCGTATCTTAGCGCAAATCCCGAGCGGGTGGGTTCACTCGCGACGACGCATTTGCGTCATAAAACAATAGGCTAA
- a CDS encoding DUF350 domain-containing protein — MTDILAGLAAGLPLLFVHFVVTVVLLLIGIGLHMVLTPMKEKELIAAGNSAAAVSLAAATIGLALPLAATLATAQGVVDVLIWGGVGTLVQVIIFGVARFIAPTLPGRIERGDMAAAITLAGWQVSIGLLNAAALAG; from the coding sequence ATGACCGATATTCTTGCCGGGCTGGCCGCCGGGCTGCCGCTGCTGTTCGTTCATTTCGTCGTCACGGTCGTGCTGCTGCTAATCGGTATCGGGCTGCACATGGTGCTGACCCCGATGAAGGAGAAGGAACTGATTGCCGCAGGCAATAGCGCCGCCGCCGTCTCGCTCGCCGCTGCCACCATTGGTCTTGCCCTGCCGCTGGCGGCGACCTTGGCCACCGCTCAGGGCGTCGTCGATGTCCTGATCTGGGGCGGCGTGGGGACGCTGGTGCAAGTGATCATCTTCGGCGTCGCCCGCTTCATCGCCCCGACGCTGCCGGGCCGCATCGAACGCGGCGATATGGCCGCCGCGATTACGCTGGCGGGCTGGCAAGTCTCCATCGGTCTGCTCAACGCCGCCGCGCTGGCGGGTTAA
- a CDS encoding DUF2491 family protein, protein MRIWRQGLAVALAGLLAVAQPLPSLIGLRSLATALAVAAPAAVSLWSDTADARSSSRSSSGGYSRSGSSSSRTPSFSGSTGSSGGYARPSPVPSAPTRTPSLSSSDRDASRAASRQGLNDFQARQAPSTPSAPSGSVPNAGSSYSGGSSGSYTTGSGIRIPRQTPAYQQYVPPYYAGPSRFGMWDAAMLFFMLNSLNSPSHSAFFYHHAQDPNYLAWRAEADKMAATDPELKAKLAEVDRSIATQAQSGKPRDASYIPPDLAEKDSGGFPWGWVIVALVIGGAVYWFILRRRTPPNASAESDMGSTPFGLGKSILQGKLGNKTPYRPDYLRLGMGVTLDPSAFILLGPTSPVPRPAQSGGVATVTAISTLTAPGENPNTARQAWLQLSENSFVEVALAANGQPEGARYFGKIDEVYPADADEWAFWLAEEDGMIGWPEFQTKSGHTYSRQWLPGDRRIAPRRLTELRERADGVMERTISAMLYARDTGQKSPAPETEYLLVFASETPEEAWVELYLGIDLPLSSLGLA, encoded by the coding sequence GTGAGGATATGGCGTCAAGGGCTGGCGGTCGCGCTGGCCGGGCTTTTGGCCGTGGCACAGCCGCTGCCGAGCCTCATCGGACTTCGTTCCCTCGCCACCGCCCTTGCCGTCGCGGCCCCCGCCGCCGTTAGCCTATGGAGCGACACGGCCGATGCCCGCAGTTCCAGCCGGTCCAGCAGCGGCGGTTATTCACGCTCGGGCAGCAGTTCGTCCCGCACCCCGTCTTTCTCGGGAAGCACCGGATCGTCCGGCGGATATGCCCGCCCCAGCCCGGTGCCGAGCGCGCCGACGCGCACGCCCTCGCTCTCGTCCAGCGACCGCGATGCCTCCCGCGCGGCCTCCCGCCAGGGGCTGAATGATTTCCAAGCCCGGCAGGCGCCAAGCACGCCGAGCGCCCCCAGCGGCAGCGTGCCGAATGCGGGCAGTTCCTATAGCGGCGGATCGTCCGGCAGCTATACGACCGGCTCCGGTATCCGCATCCCGCGCCAGACGCCCGCCTATCAGCAGTATGTACCGCCTTACTACGCCGGACCGTCGCGCTTCGGTATGTGGGACGCGGCGATGCTGTTCTTCATGCTCAACTCGCTGAACAGCCCCAGCCATTCGGCGTTTTTCTACCATCACGCCCAAGACCCCAATTACCTCGCGTGGCGGGCGGAAGCCGACAAGATGGCCGCGACCGACCCCGAGCTGAAAGCGAAGCTGGCCGAGGTGGATCGCAGCATCGCTACGCAGGCCCAGAGCGGCAAACCGCGCGATGCCAGTTATATTCCGCCCGATCTGGCCGAAAAAGACAGCGGCGGCTTCCCCTGGGGCTGGGTGATCGTCGCGCTGGTCATCGGCGGCGCAGTCTATTGGTTCATCCTGCGTCGGCGCACGCCGCCGAACGCCTCTGCGGAGAGTGATATGGGTTCCACCCCTTTCGGCCTTGGTAAATCCATTCTGCAAGGCAAGCTGGGCAATAAGACGCCTTACCGCCCGGATTATCTGCGCCTCGGCATGGGGGTGACGCTCGACCCATCGGCCTTCATCCTGCTCGGCCCAACCTCCCCCGTTCCGCGCCCGGCACAAAGCGGCGGTGTGGCGACCGTGACGGCGATTAGCACCCTAACGGCGCCGGGCGAAAACCCGAATACGGCGCGGCAGGCTTGGTTGCAGCTTTCCGAAAACAGCTTCGTCGAAGTCGCCCTAGCGGCCAACGGTCAGCCGGAAGGCGCGCGCTATTTCGGCAAAATCGATGAAGTCTACCCCGCCGATGCCGACGAATGGGCGTTTTGGCTGGCGGAGGAAGACGGGATGATCGGCTGGCCCGAATTCCAGACCAAAAGCGGCCATACCTATAGCCGCCAATGGCTGCCCGGCGACCGCCGCATCGCCCCGCGCCGCCTGACGGAACTCCGCGAGCGCGCCGATGGGGTGATGGAACGGACGATTTCCGCCATGCTCTACGCCCGCGACACCGGCCAAAAATCCCCGGCGCCGGAAACCGAATATCTGCTGGTCTTCGCCTCCGAAACCCCGGAAGAAGCCTGGGTTGAACTCTACCTCGGCATCGATCTGCCGCTCTCTAGCTTGGGACTCGCCTAA